One window from the genome of Streptomyces sp. NBC_00287 encodes:
- a CDS encoding MFS transporter, with the protein MSGTTTAALLRRRAAGAGANRWVVLVVLCASLLLVAVDATVLHVAVPAVTEDLRPGGIELLWIVDIYPLVCASLLILFGTLGDRVGRRRILLLGYGLFGVASAMAALADTAQVLIVARALLGVGGAMIMPATLSILRQVFPDRRERALAIGIWSAVAAVGAAVGPLLGGFLLEHFWWGSVFLVNIPLMLISLPVGRLLLPESKGDGRGPWDVVGALMAAAGLFGVVLGVKRLGGGEFDGAGVLPLLVGAALLVLFVRRQRRREHPLVDLRMFSRPAFSTSVGCIVLAMLALVGLELIAAQYLQLVLGLSPLETGLRLLPLTFAAMGAGLAGARMLRRFGPRRMVCSGFCLTAFAVVLLTAMGGTDNPALMLSGFVLLGFGLETTLFGAYESMLSEAPPEQAGGAAAIGETSYQLGAGIGIALLGTVMNAAYTPGLSSVPGVPASASAAAGHSLGEAYEVAGQLGGDAGETLRDVARNCFVHGLHVTLLVSAGLLLLGAVMALRLPRTMNCEATAPVEVPAPREVAQARVTA; encoded by the coding sequence ATGTCCGGGACGACCACGGCCGCTCTGCTGCGCCGTAGGGCGGCCGGGGCCGGTGCCAACCGCTGGGTCGTCCTCGTGGTCCTGTGCGCCAGCCTGCTGCTGGTCGCCGTCGACGCCACCGTGCTGCATGTGGCGGTGCCCGCCGTCACCGAGGATCTCAGGCCCGGCGGTATAGAACTGCTCTGGATCGTCGACATCTACCCGCTCGTCTGCGCCTCGCTGCTGATCCTCTTCGGCACGCTGGGCGACCGGGTCGGCCGCAGACGGATCCTGCTTCTCGGATACGGCCTGTTCGGCGTCGCCTCCGCGATGGCCGCCCTCGCCGACACCGCCCAGGTGCTGATCGTGGCCCGGGCACTGCTCGGCGTCGGCGGCGCGATGATCATGCCGGCCACCCTCTCGATCCTCCGCCAGGTCTTCCCCGACCGGCGTGAGCGGGCGCTCGCGATCGGCATCTGGAGCGCGGTCGCAGCGGTCGGCGCGGCGGTCGGACCGCTGCTCGGCGGCTTCCTGCTGGAGCACTTCTGGTGGGGCTCGGTCTTCCTCGTCAACATCCCGCTGATGCTGATCAGCCTGCCGGTGGGCCGGCTGCTGCTGCCCGAGTCCAAGGGCGACGGCCGCGGTCCCTGGGACGTGGTCGGCGCGCTGATGGCGGCGGCCGGTCTGTTCGGGGTCGTGCTGGGCGTGAAGCGGCTCGGCGGCGGCGAGTTCGACGGGGCCGGCGTACTGCCCCTGCTGGTGGGCGCGGCCCTGCTGGTCCTTTTCGTACGACGCCAGCGGCGCCGCGAGCACCCCCTGGTGGACCTGCGGATGTTCTCGCGCCCCGCGTTCAGCACCTCGGTGGGCTGCATCGTGCTGGCGATGCTCGCCCTGGTCGGCCTGGAGCTGATCGCGGCGCAGTATCTGCAACTGGTCCTCGGTCTGTCGCCGCTGGAGACGGGGCTGCGGCTGCTGCCGCTGACGTTCGCGGCGATGGGCGCGGGGCTCGCCGGAGCGCGGATGCTGCGCCGGTTCGGGCCGCGGCGGATGGTGTGCTCGGGGTTCTGTCTGACGGCGTTCGCGGTGGTCCTGCTGACGGCGATGGGCGGGACGGACAATCCCGCGCTGATGCTGTCCGGGTTCGTGCTGCTGGGCTTCGGTCTGGAGACCACGCTGTTCGGGGCGTATGAGTCGATGCTGAGCGAGGCACCGCCGGAGCAGGCGGGCGGCGCGGCGGCGATCGGTGAGACCTCGTACCAGCTCGGCGCGGGCATCGGTATCGCGCTGCTGGGCACCGTCATGAACGCGGCCTACACGCCCGGTCTCTCCTCCGTCCCCGGCGTGCCCGCCTCGGCGTCCGCGGCGGCGGGGCATTCGCTGGGCGAGGCCTACGAGGTGGCCGGACAGCTGGGCGGCGACGCCGGGGAGACCCTGCGCGATGTGGCGCGGAACTGCTTCGTCCACGGGCTGCATGTGACGCTGCTGGTCAGCGCGGGACTGCTGCTGCTCGGCGCGGTGATGGCGCTCAGGCTGCCACGGACGATGAACTGCGAGGCGACGGCCCCGGTGGAGGTACCGGCGCCGCGGGAGGTCGCGCAGGCCCGGGTCACCGCCTGA
- a CDS encoding phosphatase PAP2 family protein — protein sequence MRTERNLTRLDRVFARLDREPERPAHIDVPKMSRHRVALFAATLAFYGAIVWAVVITSWLVRLDWQVMFFRPYQQWSEIHAFVDYYVVLGQRGPTAVMIAAWLGWRSWRQHTVRPLLALGVSLLLLNVTVGAAKLSMGRLGPHYATTVGSNEMWLGGDIFPSGHTANAVVTWGILAYLASTPAARRWLSALSAVTSLGVGLSTVYLGTHWLSDVLLGWAAGLLILLALPWFEPLIARAESGIFDLRDRWRARRAGQAPVPAAPVEVPVLLKPRESAQDVSPTARSPRAPVYLAPGPHTARSERTPVTPVGSRRPPQTDRVSRGTTSTARPLTGG from the coding sequence GTGCGTACCGAACGAAACCTCACCCGTCTGGACCGGGTGTTCGCGAGGCTGGACCGTGAGCCGGAACGGCCGGCCCACATCGATGTGCCGAAGATGAGCCGGCACAGGGTCGCGCTTTTCGCCGCGACCCTGGCCTTCTACGGGGCGATCGTGTGGGCCGTGGTCATCACTTCGTGGCTGGTCCGACTCGACTGGCAGGTCATGTTCTTCCGGCCGTACCAGCAGTGGTCGGAGATCCACGCATTCGTCGACTACTACGTGGTGCTCGGCCAGCGCGGCCCCACCGCGGTGATGATCGCGGCCTGGCTGGGCTGGCGTTCCTGGCGGCAGCACACGGTGCGCCCGCTGCTCGCGCTCGGCGTCTCGCTTCTGTTGCTGAACGTCACGGTCGGCGCCGCCAAGCTCAGCATGGGCCGCCTCGGACCGCACTACGCGACCACCGTCGGCTCCAACGAGATGTGGCTCGGCGGCGATATATTTCCCAGCGGCCACACCGCCAACGCCGTGGTGACCTGGGGAATCCTGGCCTATCTGGCCTCCACCCCGGCCGCCCGCCGCTGGCTGTCCGCGCTGTCGGCGGTGACCTCGCTGGGCGTCGGTCTGTCCACGGTCTATCTCGGTACGCACTGGCTGAGCGATGTGCTCCTCGGCTGGGCCGCGGGTCTGCTGATCCTGCTCGCGCTGCCCTGGTTCGAGCCGCTGATCGCCCGCGCCGAGTCCGGGATCTTCGATCTGCGCGACCGCTGGCGGGCCCGCCGCGCAGGTCAGGCCCCCGTACCGGCCGCTCCGGTCGAGGTCCCGGTGCTGCTCAAGCCGCGCGAGTCGGCACAGGACGTCTCCCCCACGGCCCGTTCGCCCCGGGCGCCGGTCTATCTGGCGCCCGGCCCGCACACGGCCCGCTCGGAGCGCACCCCGGTCACTCCGGTCGGCAGCCGCAGACCACCGCAGACCGACCGCGTCTCTCGCGGTACGACCTCGACGGCCCGGCCCCTGACGGGCGGCTAG
- a CDS encoding I78 family peptidase inhibitor, protein MAPIPTPPAEPQDQPDSYLGLDADRAERLARERGWSTVRSLPPGAIITMEYRVGRLNFEVRDGLVTRAWKG, encoded by the coding sequence ATGGCACCGATTCCGACACCCCCCGCCGAACCCCAGGACCAGCCGGACAGCTATCTCGGTCTGGACGCCGACCGAGCCGAGCGGCTCGCCCGCGAACGGGGCTGGTCCACCGTACGGTCGCTGCCGCCGGGCGCGATCATCACCATGGAGTACCGCGTGGGACGGCTGAACTTCGAGGTGCGCGACGGTCTGGTGACCCGGGCCTGGAAGGGCTGA
- the ctaD gene encoding aa3-type cytochrome oxidase subunit I: MGTETVQAPVRPVRTKRTGRVIVDWLTTTDHKKIGHLYLITSFLFFLLGGVMALLMRAELARPGLQLIDNQQFNQLFTLHGTIMLLLFATPAFAGFANELMPLQIGSPDVAFPRLNMLSYWFYLFGGLIVIGSLLVPSGPADFGWFAYAPLNSLERSPGIGSDLWIMGLALAGFGTILGAVNFITTIVGMRAPGMTMFRMPIFVWNTLFTSIMILMAFPVLAAALLCLEADRRFGSHIFDAANGGALLWQHLFWFFGHPEVYIIALPFFGIVSEIIPVFSRKPMFGYLTLIAATMAITGLSMVVWAHHMFATGAVLLPFFSFMSFLIAVPTGVKFFNWTGTMLKGSLSFETPMLWAVGFLVTFLFGGLTGVILASPPMDFHVTDTYFVVAHFHYVVFGTVVFAIFAGFYFWWPKFTGKMLDERLGKIQFWTLFVGFHTTFLVQHWLGAEGMPRRYADYLAADGFTALNTISTIGSFLLGISTLPFLYNVWKTAKYGEKVEVDDPWGYGRSLEWATSCPPPRHNFTTLPRIRSESPAFDLHHPTFAELAPEPEKAGPERS, translated from the coding sequence ATGGGCACTGAGACCGTGCAGGCGCCGGTACGACCCGTGCGGACCAAGCGGACGGGCCGGGTGATCGTCGACTGGCTGACCACCACGGACCACAAGAAGATCGGCCATCTGTATCTGATCACCTCGTTCCTGTTCTTCCTGCTCGGCGGGGTGATGGCGCTGCTGATGCGCGCCGAGCTGGCCAGGCCCGGGCTGCAGCTCATCGACAACCAGCAGTTCAACCAGCTCTTCACGCTGCACGGCACGATCATGCTGCTGCTCTTCGCGACCCCGGCGTTCGCGGGCTTCGCCAATGAGCTGATGCCGTTGCAGATCGGCTCCCCCGACGTCGCCTTCCCACGGCTGAACATGCTGTCGTACTGGTTCTATCTGTTCGGCGGCCTGATCGTGATCGGCTCGCTGCTGGTGCCGTCCGGGCCCGCCGACTTCGGCTGGTTCGCCTACGCGCCGCTCAACAGTCTGGAGCGCTCCCCGGGCATCGGGAGCGATCTGTGGATCATGGGTCTCGCGCTGGCCGGGTTCGGCACGATCCTCGGTGCGGTCAACTTCATCACCACCATCGTGGGGATGCGCGCGCCCGGCATGACGATGTTCCGGATGCCGATCTTCGTGTGGAACACGCTGTTCACGTCGATCATGATCCTGATGGCGTTCCCGGTGCTCGCGGCGGCGCTGCTGTGTCTGGAGGCGGACCGGCGCTTCGGCTCGCACATCTTCGACGCGGCCAACGGCGGGGCGCTGCTGTGGCAGCACTTGTTCTGGTTCTTCGGCCATCCCGAGGTGTACATCATCGCGCTGCCGTTCTTCGGCATCGTCAGCGAGATCATCCCGGTCTTCTCGCGCAAGCCCATGTTCGGCTATCTGACGCTGATCGCGGCGACGATGGCGATCACGGGTCTGTCGATGGTGGTGTGGGCGCACCACATGTTCGCCACCGGTGCGGTGTTGCTGCCGTTCTTCTCCTTCATGAGCTTCCTGATCGCGGTGCCGACGGGCGTGAAGTTCTTCAACTGGACCGGCACCATGCTCAAGGGCTCGCTGTCCTTCGAGACGCCGATGCTGTGGGCGGTGGGCTTCCTGGTGACGTTCCTGTTCGGCGGACTGACCGGGGTGATCCTGGCCTCGCCGCCGATGGACTTCCACGTCACCGACACCTACTTCGTCGTCGCGCACTTCCACTACGTCGTGTTCGGCACCGTGGTGTTCGCGATCTTCGCCGGGTTCTACTTCTGGTGGCCGAAGTTCACCGGGAAGATGCTCGACGAGCGGCTCGGGAAGATCCAGTTCTGGACGCTGTTCGTCGGCTTCCACACCACGTTCCTGGTGCAGCACTGGCTGGGCGCGGAGGGCATGCCCCGCCGGTACGCCGACTATCTGGCCGCCGACGGCTTCACGGCGCTCAACACGATCTCGACCATCGGCTCGTTCCTGCTCGGCATCTCGACGCTGCCGTTCCTGTACAACGTCTGGAAGACGGCGAAGTACGGCGAGAAGGTAGAGGTCGACGACCCCTGGGGCTACGGCCGTTCGCTGGAGTGGGCGACGTCCTGTCCGCCCCCGCGGCACAACTTCACCACTCTGCCCCGGATCCGCTCGGAGTCCCCGGCGTTCGATCTGCACCATCCCACGTTCGCGGAACTCGCTCCAGAGCCCGAGAAAGCCGGTCCCGAGCGGTCCTGA
- a CDS encoding helix-turn-helix transcriptional regulator has protein sequence MLETSARLLRLLSLLQAHRDWSGAQLAERLGVTPRTVRRDVERLRELGYPVNASPGTGGGYQLGAGAELPPLLLDDDEAVAVAVGLRTAAGQGIEGIGETSVRALTKLEQVLPNRLRRRVSALNAFTVPMLRDQPSVVDPGVLTELAHLCRDAELLRFEYRGHDGTLTVRRAEPHRLVCTERRWYLVAWDLDRNGWRTFRVDRITPRPPHGPRFTPRRPPADDLAAYVSQGVSTRAYATHALIRLLVPLREAAEHISPSAGVLEPEGPRSCLLRTGAGSLDVMVIHVMLLGFEFEVLEPLELTDAIRTARDRLSRALERVPRTWDGADRTPGTPSGSGAEW, from the coding sequence ATGTTGGAGACCTCGGCACGACTGCTGCGCCTGCTCTCGCTACTCCAGGCCCACCGGGACTGGTCCGGCGCTCAACTCGCCGAGCGTCTCGGTGTCACCCCCCGTACGGTCCGGCGGGACGTGGAGCGGCTGCGCGAGCTGGGTTACCCGGTCAACGCCAGTCCCGGCACCGGCGGCGGGTACCAGCTGGGCGCCGGCGCCGAGTTGCCGCCGCTGCTCCTCGACGACGACGAGGCGGTCGCCGTGGCCGTAGGGCTGCGCACGGCCGCCGGACAGGGCATCGAGGGCATCGGGGAGACCTCCGTGCGGGCCCTCACCAAGCTGGAACAGGTCCTGCCGAACCGGCTGCGCCGCCGGGTCAGCGCCCTCAACGCGTTCACCGTGCCGATGCTGCGCGACCAGCCCTCGGTCGTGGACCCCGGTGTCCTGACCGAACTGGCCCACCTGTGCCGGGACGCCGAACTGCTGCGCTTCGAGTACCGGGGCCACGACGGCACCCTCACCGTCCGCAGAGCCGAGCCGCACCGGCTGGTGTGCACCGAGCGCCGCTGGTACCTGGTCGCCTGGGACCTCGACCGGAACGGCTGGCGCACCTTCCGCGTCGACCGCATCACGCCCAGGCCCCCGCACGGCCCCCGCTTCACCCCGCGCCGCCCGCCCGCCGACGACCTCGCGGCCTACGTGTCCCAGGGCGTCTCCACGCGCGCGTACGCCACCCACGCCCTGATCCGGCTGCTGGTGCCCCTGAGGGAGGCCGCCGAGCACATCTCGCCCTCCGCCGGGGTGCTGGAGCCCGAGGGCCCGCGCAGCTGTCTGCTGCGCACCGGGGCCGGCAGCCTCGATGTGATGGTGATCCATGTGATGCTGCTGGGCTTCGAGTTCGAGGTGCTGGAGCCCCTCGAGCTGACGGACGCGATCAGGACCGCTCGGGACCGGCTTTCTCGGGCTCTGGAGCGAGTTCCGCGAACGTGGGATGGTGCAGATCGAACGCCGGGGACTCCGAGCGGATCCGGGGCAGAGTGGTGA
- a CDS encoding ABC transporter substrate-binding protein — protein MVRPRRSRVAEAAVAVLLLVLSAACGSRLPESDFEDRGTPSRATEPIRVGIITSATSPVGGNAFTGPRDGAKAYFERLNARGGIDGRPVEVRLCDDGGSGVGNNECVHQLIDEDRVVALVATTALDYAGASRVSRARVPDIGGQPIGAAYDTWPHLYGIYGSLAPRNGTVGWDGKLYGGTEVYRYFKREHGARTAAVVSYNQAASAAYARLVERGLKAEGYKVVTEQVDFALPNFRAVAADLKDQGADLVFDAIDSHGNARLCAAMDDAGVELTAKVTNVQNWTSTVADDYEDAPRCRNALWATGSSRNFEDTDHEAVREFRDATEGLKTHAQWQLEGWAAAQWFTEAARSCADTDVTRACVDGWMSRSQGYTAGGLLLPVRFERLAEPPETRRTCLSVARWEDGRGWVSQGDMSSTCFDVPQLSYTP, from the coding sequence ATGGTTCGGCCTCGCCGGTCCCGGGTTGCTGAGGCCGCGGTCGCGGTGCTGCTGCTCGTCCTGAGCGCGGCCTGCGGCAGCCGCCTGCCGGAGAGCGACTTCGAGGACCGCGGTACGCCTTCCCGGGCGACCGAGCCGATCCGGGTCGGCATCATCACCAGCGCCACCAGCCCGGTCGGCGGCAACGCCTTCACCGGCCCGCGCGACGGGGCGAAGGCGTACTTCGAGCGGCTCAACGCGCGCGGGGGCATCGACGGCCGCCCGGTCGAGGTGCGGCTGTGCGACGACGGCGGCAGCGGCGTCGGCAACAACGAGTGTGTGCACCAGCTGATCGACGAGGACCGGGTCGTCGCCCTGGTCGCCACCACGGCCCTCGACTACGCGGGCGCCTCCCGCGTCTCACGCGCGCGCGTGCCCGACATCGGCGGCCAGCCCATCGGCGCCGCCTACGACACCTGGCCGCACCTGTACGGCATCTACGGCAGCCTCGCGCCCCGTAACGGCACGGTGGGCTGGGACGGCAAGCTGTACGGCGGCACCGAGGTCTACCGCTACTTCAAGCGTGAGCACGGCGCCCGTACGGCCGCCGTCGTCTCCTACAACCAGGCCGCGTCCGCCGCCTACGCGCGGCTTGTCGAGCGGGGTCTGAAGGCCGAGGGCTACAAGGTGGTCACCGAGCAGGTCGACTTCGCGCTGCCCAACTTCCGTGCCGTCGCGGCCGATCTGAAGGACCAGGGCGCCGACCTCGTCTTCGACGCCATCGACAGCCACGGCAACGCCCGGCTCTGCGCGGCCATGGACGACGCCGGCGTCGAGCTCACCGCCAAGGTGACGAACGTACAGAACTGGACCTCGACCGTCGCGGACGACTACGAGGACGCCCCGCGCTGCCGCAACGCCCTGTGGGCGACCGGATCCAGCCGTAACTTCGAGGACACCGATCACGAGGCCGTACGGGAATTCCGGGACGCCACGGAGGGCCTCAAGACGCATGCGCAGTGGCAGTTGGAGGGGTGGGCGGCCGCGCAGTGGTTCACCGAGGCGGCGCGGTCCTGCGCGGACACGGACGTCACGCGCGCGTGCGTCGACGGCTGGATGAGCCGCAGCCAGGGCTACACCGCAGGTGGCCTGCTGCTCCCTGTCCGCTTCGAGCGGCTGGCCGAGCCGCCCGAGACCCGCCGGACGTGTCTGTCGGTGGCTCGCTGGGAGGACGGCCGGGGCTGGGTGTCCCAGGGCGATATGAGCAGCACGTGCTTCGACGTGCCGCAGTTGTCCTACACGCCCTGA
- a CDS encoding ABC transporter permease subunit, with protein MSSLTYDLTLAGLSVGSAAALTGIGLVVTYRATGVLNFAHGSIAMVCAYVLRQCVVEWGWPLWAGATVTLLVLAPAIGMALERFVFRPLSVLGGDPAQTLVASIGVFVLLVGGAALLWGQGARDDAPELLVSADPWGQLAVALVLAAAVGSVVRWTRFGRELRAVVDDRQLSVLGGIDADRVAAAGWAFGSFTAGLTGVLLAPYVRLDPYGLPLLVMEVVAVAVAARMRSLPVAVVTALGIGVAQSQLTRLHPSGWGEPLLQAVGANLFVVALLIAALALPRIGTRDALPRTATARVPTPPGAWIVALVLFLLPLGFAGSDLHTSVQVPALAVVLLSLVVVTGRGGQISLGQAAYAGLGALFTALLAAGRFPGLPRLPELAALALAVVLVAPLGLLTGWPAISRRGLALALATFAVGVGVSRFVFAQPYATSGLTLDRPAGFEGDRAYYVLELALLGAALLATRALRTGRTGRALAAMRDHEAGASASGVRVPTLKLLAFVSGAALAALGGGLLGMGLRAFDPAAYDPVRGLLWFAAVVVLGADSTLGALAAAALLVGLDAGARGGVAAALIGVLAVLVGRFPGGPYEALRSAAMRLRPREGTRLTELGVTVRGRLRRTEQRDEADEPRAPRRPAAAADDAKHPPGPPAPDHESRTGGAGGKQNPAEGRVLTTHNLQAHYGGYKALTDIDLDVPPARITAIVGPNGAGKSTLFHCLAGTLHPTRGQVLYGDRDITELPAHTRTRLGIARTFQQLAVFPSLTVAENIRVGAEQGHIDDPTAVDRALRLLGLDNVRDAPAADLPTGTLRRVELARALAGSPRVLLLDEPAAGLDTAEVTALARILKALAADGTALLVVEHDLDLVADLADVVHVMTAGRIVASGPPAHVLDTLGAQETAV; from the coding sequence ATGTCGTCCCTGACGTACGACCTCACCCTGGCCGGCCTCTCGGTCGGCAGCGCCGCCGCGCTCACCGGGATCGGTCTGGTCGTCACCTACCGCGCGACCGGCGTGCTCAACTTCGCGCACGGGTCCATCGCGATGGTGTGCGCGTATGTCCTGCGGCAGTGCGTGGTGGAGTGGGGCTGGCCGCTGTGGGCGGGGGCGACGGTGACCCTGCTGGTCCTGGCGCCCGCGATCGGGATGGCGCTGGAACGGTTCGTCTTCCGTCCGCTGTCCGTCCTCGGCGGTGATCCGGCGCAGACGCTGGTGGCGTCGATCGGGGTGTTCGTGCTGCTGGTGGGCGGGGCGGCGCTGCTGTGGGGGCAAGGGGCGCGGGACGACGCGCCGGAGCTGCTGGTGTCGGCCGACCCCTGGGGACAGCTGGCGGTGGCCCTGGTGCTGGCGGCCGCGGTCGGTTCGGTCGTGCGGTGGACGCGGTTCGGGCGGGAGCTGCGGGCCGTGGTGGACGACCGGCAGCTGTCCGTGCTCGGCGGGATCGACGCGGACCGGGTGGCCGCGGCGGGCTGGGCGTTCGGCTCGTTCACGGCGGGCCTGACGGGCGTCCTGCTGGCGCCGTACGTCCGCCTGGACCCGTACGGACTGCCGCTGCTGGTGATGGAGGTGGTGGCGGTAGCGGTGGCCGCACGTATGCGGAGCCTGCCGGTCGCGGTGGTGACGGCGCTCGGTATCGGTGTGGCGCAGAGCCAGTTGACGCGCCTGCACCCCTCGGGCTGGGGCGAACCGCTGCTCCAGGCGGTGGGCGCGAACCTCTTCGTGGTGGCCCTGCTGATCGCGGCGCTGGCCCTCCCCCGCATCGGCACCCGCGACGCGCTCCCGCGCACGGCCACCGCGCGCGTACCGACCCCTCCGGGCGCCTGGATCGTGGCGCTCGTGCTGTTCCTGCTGCCGCTGGGCTTCGCCGGTTCGGACCTGCACACGTCGGTCCAGGTACCGGCGCTGGCCGTAGTACTGCTGTCCCTGGTGGTGGTCACCGGCCGAGGCGGCCAGATCTCACTGGGCCAGGCGGCATACGCGGGCCTGGGCGCCCTCTTCACGGCCCTCCTCGCGGCAGGCCGCTTCCCGGGCCTGCCCCGCCTGCCGGAACTGGCGGCACTGGCACTGGCGGTGGTCCTGGTGGCCCCGCTGGGCCTGCTGACGGGTTGGCCGGCAATCAGCCGCAGGGGGCTGGCCCTCGCCCTGGCGACGTTCGCGGTGGGCGTCGGGGTGAGCCGCTTCGTCTTCGCCCAGCCGTACGCGACCTCGGGCCTCACCCTGGACCGCCCGGCGGGCTTCGAGGGCGACCGCGCGTACTACGTCCTGGAGCTGGCCCTCCTGGGAGCGGCCCTGCTGGCAACTCGCGCCCTCCGCACGGGCCGCACAGGCCGGGCCCTCGCGGCCATGCGCGACCACGAGGCAGGCGCGTCGGCCTCAGGTGTCCGAGTCCCCACCCTCAAGCTCCTGGCCTTCGTCTCAGGCGCAGCCCTGGCCGCCCTGGGCGGCGGCCTGCTCGGCATGGGCCTACGAGCCTTCGACCCCGCCGCCTACGACCCCGTCCGGGGCCTGCTCTGGTTCGCGGCGGTAGTGGTCCTGGGCGCGGACAGCACACTGGGCGCACTGGCAGCGGCGGCCCTGCTGGTGGGCCTGGACGCGGGGGCACGGGGCGGCGTGGCGGCGGCACTGATCGGGGTGCTGGCGGTGCTGGTGGGGCGATTCCCTGGCGGGCCGTACGAGGCGTTGCGGAGCGCGGCAATGCGCCTACGGCCGCGAGAGGGGACGCGCCTGACGGAGTTGGGGGTGACGGTACGCGGGAGACTGCGGCGGACGGAGCAGCGGGACGAAGCAGACGAACCGAGGGCTCCGAGACGGCCCGCCGCAGCCGCCGACGACGCCAAGCACCCACCAGGGCCACCCGCACCCGACCACGAAAGCCGCACAGGTGGTGCGGGTGGGAAACAAAACCCGGCCGAAGGCCGGGTGCTCACCACCCACAACCTCCAGGCCCACTACGGCGGATACAAAGCCCTCACCGACATCGACCTCGACGTACCCCCCGCCAGGATCACCGCCATCGTCGGCCCCAACGGCGCAGGCAAAAGCACCCTCTTCCACTGCCTCGCGGGCACCCTCCACCCCACCCGAGGCCAAGTCCTTTACGGCGACCGGGACATCACCGAACTCCCCGCCCACACCCGCACCCGCCTCGGCATCGCCCGCACCTTCCAGCAACTGGCCGTGTTCCCCTCCCTCACCGTGGCCGAGAACATCCGCGTAGGCGCGGAACAGGGCCACATCGACGACCCGACAGCCGTAGACCGAGCCCTCCGCCTGCTGGGCCTGGACAACGTACGAGACGCCCCCGCCGCCGACCTCCCCACCGGCACCCTCCGCAGAGTCGAACTCGCAAGAGCACTCGCCGGCAGCCCCCGCGTCCTGCTCCTGGACGAACCCGCGGCAGGCCTGGACACCGCCGAAGTCACCGCGCTGGCCCGCATCCTCAAGGCCCTGGCCGCCGACGGCACCGCCCTCCTCGTCGTGGAACACGACCTGGACCTGGTGGCCGACCTCGCTGACGTCGTGCACGTCATGACGGCGGGCCGCATCGTCGCCTCGGGCCCCCCGGCCCACGTCCTCGACACACTGGGCGCCCAGGAGACCGCCGTATGA
- a CDS encoding ABC transporter ATP-binding protein: protein MTISLRHARVRYGPLEALHGITLAAPAPGLTVLLGRNGSGRTTALRALAGTVPLSGGAVVWDGVDVTRVPAYERARRGLCLIPERQAVFGSLTVRENLELTAPAYDPALDAYPSLAQLLPRRAGTLSGGEQRMLALSRALLARPRVVLVDEPAQGMSPTVATRTYELLAELDACVVLAEQRLPPVLREHPVLVYELRRGAVVFSGEATELRASPEAARRARWTGPHPSE, encoded by the coding sequence ATGACGATCTCCCTGCGCCACGCGCGCGTGCGCTACGGCCCCCTGGAGGCCCTGCACGGCATCACCCTCGCCGCGCCCGCCCCGGGCCTCACCGTCCTCCTCGGCCGCAACGGATCAGGCCGTACGACCGCCCTGCGCGCCCTGGCCGGAACCGTCCCCCTGTCCGGCGGCGCGGTGGTGTGGGACGGCGTCGACGTGACCCGCGTACCGGCGTACGAACGGGCCCGCCGGGGCCTGTGCCTGATCCCGGAACGGCAGGCGGTCTTCGGCTCCCTGACCGTGCGCGAGAACCTGGAACTCACCGCCCCCGCCTACGATCCGGCCCTGGACGCCTACCCCAGCCTGGCGCAACTGCTCCCCCGCCGAGCCGGCACGCTCTCCGGCGGCGAGCAGCGCATGCTGGCCCTCTCCCGGGCCCTGCTGGCCCGCCCGCGCGTGGTGCTCGTGGACGAACCGGCGCAGGGTATGTCGCCGACGGTGGCGACCCGGACGTACGAACTCCTGGCCGAGCTGGACGCCTGCGTGGTCCTCGCCGAGCAGCGGCTGCCGCCCGTACTGCGCGAGCACCCGGTGCTGGTCTACGAACTGCGCCGCGGCGCGGTCGTGTTCAGCGGCGAGGCGACTGAGCTGCGGGCTTCGCCAGAGGCGGCCCGAAGAGCGCGGTGGACCGGGCCGCACCCTTCGGAATGA
- a CDS encoding LysM peptidoglycan-binding domain-containing protein produces the protein MFRTPITLALAAALLCALAPGAAHAAPPPPAPGPPATRVAYDCAKDQWPWGCIADCESSGRWHINTGNGFYGGLQFWQPTWEEFGGLKYAPRADLATRAQQIAVAQEVLAWQGWGAWPVCSKRYGLKGRMHTVKSGDTLSSIVRKYGIKGGWQALYKANKKTVGSSPDRVVPGMLLVIPKGAARSTALFGPPLAKPAAQSPRR, from the coding sequence ATGTTCCGCACGCCGATCACGCTCGCCCTCGCGGCCGCCCTGCTCTGCGCCCTCGCCCCCGGCGCCGCCCACGCGGCACCACCACCGCCGGCCCCCGGACCGCCCGCCACGCGCGTGGCCTACGACTGCGCCAAGGACCAGTGGCCCTGGGGCTGTATCGCCGACTGCGAGAGCAGCGGCCGCTGGCACATCAACACCGGCAACGGCTTCTACGGCGGACTGCAGTTCTGGCAGCCCACCTGGGAGGAGTTCGGCGGTCTGAAGTACGCCCCGCGCGCGGATCTCGCCACCCGCGCACAGCAGATCGCGGTCGCGCAGGAGGTGCTGGCCTGGCAGGGGTGGGGGGCCTGGCCCGTGTGTTCGAAGCGGTACGGCCTCAAGGGGCGGATGCACACGGTGAAATCCGGTGACACGCTCTCGTCGATCGTCCGCAAGTACGGGATCAAGGGTGGGTGGCAGGCCCTCTACAAGGCCAACAAGAAGACGGTCGGCAGCTCTCCGGACCGGGTGGTGCCGGGCATGCTGCTGGTCATTCCGAAGGGTGCGGCCCGGTCCACCGCGCTCTTCGGGCCGCCTCTGGCGAAGCCCGCAGCTCAGTCGCCTCGCCGCTGA